The following coding sequences are from one Venturia canescens isolate UGA chromosome 5, ASM1945775v1, whole genome shotgun sequence window:
- the LOC122411447 gene encoding receptor-like protein 45 yields MACHQNYRDKSFLVRFATAIVILGFLNQYRAWDHDYCPDFCQCFFLYGLKWADCTGHRVYSVQIGIDDAVQALDLSNNSVSSLSNYELRDAGLTKLKLLNLSSNAINEIGSMAFVDLSQLRVLDLSRNHLYSLLPDTFITNKRLEVLELADNNLDHRVPKLKSSSLGSLDLSNCGIGHLAPDTFDGLPHLRALDLSNNVMIQLELDFSKGLQHLAVLVIEKNPWSCNEQMSNLQKRLKTRGVSFEKVCNDNKSKESHQVPKKMEKMTMQDKNPQPETDRNSDRLLAKVKRLKNSTKTQKSPNQCLNKVPSKEILRDSVSSLDISPYCFLAVGFLVGSALSTVVTYLWLTRKSSRSSVEREAIIDTESSEAANQRANLLQYFWQNNDESARSSILCPGTPPPPYRDVILHSHRYPRPGA; encoded by the exons ATGGCGTGCCATCAGAATTACCGTGACAAATCGTTTCTCGTTCGCTTTGCTACTGCCATTGTTATTCTCGGATTTTTAAATCAGTATCGCGCATGGGATCACGATTACTGTCCCGATTTTTGCCAGTGCTTTTTCTTGTATGGCCTTAAATGGGCCGATTGCACCGGCCATCGAGTCTACAGCGTACAAATCGGCATCGACGACGCTGTTCAAGCTCTCGATCTTTCCAACAATTCTGTTTCTTCACTAAGCAACTACGAGCTCAgg gATGCCGGTCTCACGAAACTGAAGTTGCTGAATTTATCGTCGAACGCAATCAACGAGATCGGATCAATGGCTTTTGTCGATCTCTCACAATTGAGAGTCCTTGATTTGTCAAGAAATCATCTGTACTCCTTACTCCCGGATACTTTTATCACGAACAAAAGACTCGAGGTCCTCGAGCTCGCGGATAACAATTTGGATCATCGTGTACCAAAACTGAAGAGTTCGTCTCTCGGA TCGTTGGATCTGAGTAATTGTGGGATAGGTCATTTGGCACCAGACACGTTTGACGGATTGCCTCATCTCCGTGCCCTCGATCTGTCCAACAATGTGATGATCCAATTGGAATTGGATTTCTCGAAAGGGTTGCAGCATCTCGCGGTCCTCGTGATCGAAAA AAATCCGTGGTCCTGCAACGAACAAATGAGCAATTTACAAAAACGTCTGAAAACAAGGGGAGTCAGCTTCGAAAAAGTTTGCAACGATAATAAATCCAAAGAATCACACCAAGtgccaaaaaaaatggaaaaaatgaccATGCAGGATAAGAATCCACAGCCTGAAACTGACCGCAATTCCGATCGCTTGCTCGCCAAAGTTAAACGTTTGAAGAACTCTACGAAGACTCAAAAGAGCCCCAATCAGTGCCTGAATAAAGTTCCCTCCAAAGAAATTCTTCGCGATTCGGTGAGTTCTCTCGATATTTCACCGTACTGCTTTCTCGCAGTTGGATTTCTTGTTGGATCGGCGCTCAGCACTGTCGTCACGTATCTGTGGCTCACCAGAAAATCTTCAAGGTCGTCAGTTGAGCGCGAGGCAATCATCGACACAGAATCGTCCGAGGCTGCCAATCAAAGGGCCAATCTCCTTCAATATTTTTGGCAAAATAATGACGAGTCTGCTCGATCGTCGATTCTCTGTCCTGGTACACCGCCTCCGCCTTACCGCGACGTTATTCTTCATTCTCATAGATATCCCAGACCCGGTGCTTAA
- the Lipt1 gene encoding lipoyltransferase 1, mitochondrial isoform X1: MSILSRSISVLTIRTCSLRALTRSASFDSSKVKQVAEDDIKKSVFISQSTDIHTNLALEDWLYRNYDFTNHHVLLLWKNDPCVVIGRHQNPWVESNVSAVEEMGISLARRNSGGGTVYHDHGNVNLSFFTPRERYNRRYNLEIITRALYREWGLKAEINKREDIIVQGNFKVSGTAAKLGRPNAYHHCTLLVGVDKSLLSTALEKKESGIATNATQSVRSPVKNLMEINSQIQTDALMNALGWEYLRTRALNLVDGGHNLVSQQKGFQMINPTEEWFPGLEKLKNEYKSWDWTFGKSPKFTVTRTVDMPAENGQFHALTLTLSVENGIVEDIKMSLPKDVAQADGIEHASVITSLRGSEYNYGIMDQIITAMGCKSANATKNVNKSNIAVTL; the protein is encoded by the exons ATGTCGATTTTGAGTAGGAGTATATCGGTTTTGACCATAAGAACTTGTTCCCTTCGGGCCCTGACAAGATCAGCAAGCTTCGACAGTTCCAAGGTCAAACAGGTCGCAGAggatgatataaaaaaatcagtcTTCATTTCCCAATCCACAGACATTCATACTAATTTAGCGCTGGAGGATTGGCTGTACAGAAATTACGACTTTACCAATCATCACGTTCTACTCCTATGGAAAAATGATCCCTGTGTGGTTATCGGACGTCACCAAAATCCGTGGGTCGAATCCAATGTTAGCGCTGTAGAAGAAATGGGCATATCTCTTGCCCGGAGAAACAGCGGGGGTGGCACTGTCTATCATGACCATGGAAATGTTAATCTTTCCTTTTTCACTCCTCGTGAAAGATACAATCGAAGATACAACTTGGAAATCATCACGAGAGCCCTTTACAGAGAATGGGGACTCAAAGCTGAAATTAATAAACGCGAGGATATCATCGTCCAGGGTAATTTCAAG GTATCGGGAACTGCTGCCAAGCTAGGTCGTCCAAACGCTTATCACCATTGTACATTGTTGGTGGGAGTGGACAAATCTTTGCTGAGCACCGcacttgagaaaaaagag AGCGGGATTGCGACAAATGCGACACAATCTGTACGTTCACCGGTGAAGAATCTGATGGAAATTAATTCTCAGATACAGACCGATGCTCTCATGAATGCACTTGGATGGGAATATCTACGCACACGAGCCCTCAACCTCGTTGACGGTGGACACAATCTTGTCTCACAGCAAAAAGGCTTTCAGATGATTAATCCCACTGAAGAATGGTTCCcag GCTTGGAGAAACTGAAAAACGAGTACAAGTCATGGGACTGGACATTTGGCAAATCACCAAAATTCACGGTAACGAGAACGGTCGATATGCCAGCAGAGAATGGTCAATTCCACGCCCTTACATTGACCCTGAGTGTGGAAAATGGTATAGTCGAGGACATAAAGATGAGTTTACCGAAAGACGTTGCTCAGGCAGACGGTATCGAACACGCAAGTGTAATAACGAGCCTGCGGGGAAGCGAGTACAATTACGGGATAATGGATCAAATAATAACGGCGATGGGTTGCAAAAGCGCGAACGCAACCAAGAACGTCAATAAGAGCAACATAGCTGTTACACTGTGA
- the Lipt1 gene encoding lipoyltransferase 1, mitochondrial isoform X2: MSILSRSISVLTIRTCSLRALTRSASFDSSKVKQVAEDDIKKSVFISQSTDIHTNLALEDWLYRNYDFTNHHVLLLWKNDPCVVIGRHQNPWVESNVSAVEEMGISLARRNSGGGTVYHDHGNVNLSFFTPRERYNRRYNLEIITRALYREWGLKAEINKREDIIVQGNFKVSGTAAKLGRPNAYHHCTLLVGVDKSLLSTALEKKEIQTDALMNALGWEYLRTRALNLVDGGHNLVSQQKGFQMINPTEEWFPGLEKLKNEYKSWDWTFGKSPKFTVTRTVDMPAENGQFHALTLTLSVENGIVEDIKMSLPKDVAQADGIEHASVITSLRGSEYNYGIMDQIITAMGCKSANATKNVNKSNIAVTL, from the exons ATGTCGATTTTGAGTAGGAGTATATCGGTTTTGACCATAAGAACTTGTTCCCTTCGGGCCCTGACAAGATCAGCAAGCTTCGACAGTTCCAAGGTCAAACAGGTCGCAGAggatgatataaaaaaatcagtcTTCATTTCCCAATCCACAGACATTCATACTAATTTAGCGCTGGAGGATTGGCTGTACAGAAATTACGACTTTACCAATCATCACGTTCTACTCCTATGGAAAAATGATCCCTGTGTGGTTATCGGACGTCACCAAAATCCGTGGGTCGAATCCAATGTTAGCGCTGTAGAAGAAATGGGCATATCTCTTGCCCGGAGAAACAGCGGGGGTGGCACTGTCTATCATGACCATGGAAATGTTAATCTTTCCTTTTTCACTCCTCGTGAAAGATACAATCGAAGATACAACTTGGAAATCATCACGAGAGCCCTTTACAGAGAATGGGGACTCAAAGCTGAAATTAATAAACGCGAGGATATCATCGTCCAGGGTAATTTCAAG GTATCGGGAACTGCTGCCAAGCTAGGTCGTCCAAACGCTTATCACCATTGTACATTGTTGGTGGGAGTGGACAAATCTTTGCTGAGCACCGcacttgagaaaaaagag ATACAGACCGATGCTCTCATGAATGCACTTGGATGGGAATATCTACGCACACGAGCCCTCAACCTCGTTGACGGTGGACACAATCTTGTCTCACAGCAAAAAGGCTTTCAGATGATTAATCCCACTGAAGAATGGTTCCcag GCTTGGAGAAACTGAAAAACGAGTACAAGTCATGGGACTGGACATTTGGCAAATCACCAAAATTCACGGTAACGAGAACGGTCGATATGCCAGCAGAGAATGGTCAATTCCACGCCCTTACATTGACCCTGAGTGTGGAAAATGGTATAGTCGAGGACATAAAGATGAGTTTACCGAAAGACGTTGCTCAGGCAGACGGTATCGAACACGCAAGTGTAATAACGAGCCTGCGGGGAAGCGAGTACAATTACGGGATAATGGATCAAATAATAACGGCGATGGGTTGCAAAAGCGCGAACGCAACCAAGAACGTCAATAAGAGCAACATAGCTGTTACACTGTGA